One Plasmodium vivax chromosome 13, whole genome shotgun sequence genomic region harbors:
- a CDS encoding hypothetical protein, conserved (encoded by transcript PVX_085905A), translated as MGALFQPINQVKFTNVAIVKYKHKGKKFEIACYKNKIIDWRNGKPGLQDGGERTELNIDDVLQSHLIFTNVSKGEIAKKSELNSCFNSDNNYEICKTILEKGTLQISNKERSIMKEKIYKDMIEILHEMSVNPQTGYPLSTNMIESMVKNVGYSINIDDSAKKQALKVFDILSKEYDDVIQRAFMRIQIICDDYIKEDVIKFLNSNNAIIEEQKLTNNVKREDNVDAESRHLHDEFAHVPKNEEGQNGTCAINTGENENDAVSESAKEEFGENEKVVGHSVAPDSAGNNAGGKDEEEEKEEKCSHKSVGNQNTSHREDCNNDAGNTHLSSDQKDSPVEDNPPPKSNKGAHEDDAEDETSLATSQNYTNEKEKSENISKKEINTSGEICRQKDEKAEVDSLSDDVKVKTKQKKNKHEKERKEKNSEMHKIVFLCYPCVYRCVDAFTKKYKKSCSSKILNNNVKIATSNKKKRSNAESSVTGANDAMGRTAKGKEDRQMGGDNLNGGTSSKGSRSRGNAKGNTRREEEANHDAANAKNSRNMRGEHPGQATNSTSRNDKNKVIDDNGNHNSCNSGKHEDAPNAAQQKSKEEPSDKPNSETVIMCTSCLTKIEKSNYKLHCRSDFHVYNVKRKYKKLPPITLEEYVEIDFDVAHFHVDM; from the exons ATGGGGGCACTCTTTCAGCCGATAAACCAAGTGAAGTTCACGAATGTTGCTATAGTGAAGTACAAgcacaaggggaaaaagtTCGAAATTGCCTGTTACAAGAATAAGATAATCGACTGGAGGAATGGTAAGCCTGGGCTCCAAGACGGGGGCGAAA GAACCGAACTGAACATAGACGACGTGCTGCAGTCACACTTAATTTTCACCAACGTGTCGAAGGGAGAAATTGCCAAAAAGTCGGAACTGAATTCTTGCTTCAACTCGGACAACAACTATGAAATATGCAAAACGATTTTAGAGAAAG GCACCCTTCAAATAAGCAACAAAGAGAGGTCAATtatgaaggagaaaatttaCAAAGACATGATTGAGATTCTGCACGAAATGAGTGTGAACCCCCAGACGGGTTACCCCCTCTCAACCAACATGATAGAAA GCATGGTCAAAAATGTTGGCTACAGCATAAACATAGACGACAGCGCAAAGAAGCAGGCGCTAAAAGTTTTTGACATTTTAAGTAAAGAATATGATGATGTCATTCAACGGGCATTCATGCGAATCCAAATCATTTGTgatgattatataaaagaagacgtaataaaatttcttaaTAGCAATAATGCAATCATagaggaacaaaaattaaCCAACAACGTTAAGAGAGAGGACAACGTAGATGCGGAAAGTAGGCACCTGCATGATGAATTTGCCCACGTACctaaaaatgaggaagggCAAAATGGCACGTGTGCAATTAACACGGGGGAGAATGAAAACGATGCAGTCAGCGAATCGGCGAAGGAAGaatttggagaaaatgaaaaagtggTGGGCCATTCAGTTGCTCCGGATAGTGCGGGCAACAACGCCGGGGGgaaggatgaagaggaggagaaggaggagaagtgcAGCCACAAAAGTGTTGGTAATCAGAATACAAGCCATAGAGAAGATTGCAACAACGATGCGGGTAACACCCACCTGAGTAGCGATCAAAAAGATTCCCCTGTAGAGGATAATCCCCCACCCAAGTCGAATAAAGGGGCACACGAGGACGACGCGGAAGATGAGACGAGCCTCGCGACTAGCCAAAATTACAcgaatgaaaaggaaaaaagtgaaaatatttcgaaaaaagaaataaacacAAGTGGTGAAATCTGCCGACAGAAGGACGAAAAGGCAGAAGTCGACTCCCTTAGCGATGACGTTAAAGTgaaaacgaaacaaaaaaagaataaacacgaaaaagaaaggaaggaaaaaaattcagaaatgcataaaattgtatttttatgctaCCCCTGTGTGTATAGATGTGTGGATGCTTTTACCAAAAAGTATAAGAAAAGCTGTTCCagcaaaattttgaataataACGTTAAGATAGCCACCTCgaataagaagaagaggagcaaTGCTGAAAGTTCAGTGACTGGTGCGAATGACGCAATGGGGAGGACAGCTAAAGGGAAGGAAGACcgtcaaatggggggagacaACCTAAACGGTGGTACAAGCAGTAAAGGCAGTCGCAGCAGAGGCAACGCCAAAGGCAACACTCGCcgggaggaagaagccaatCACGACGCTGCAAATGCGAAGAATTCGAGGAACATGCGCGGTGAGCACCCCGGCCAGGCTACCAACAGCACCAGCAGGAACGATAAGAACAAAGTGATCGACGACAACGGCAACCACAACAGCTGCAATAGCGGCAAACACGAAGACGCTCCGAACGCCGCCCAGCAGAAAAGCAAGGAAGAACCAAGCGATAAGCCAAACAGCGAAACTGTAATAATGTGCACAAGCTGCTTGacgaaaattgaaaaaagcAACTACAAGCTGCACTGCAGAAGTGACTTTCATGTGTATAATGTCAAGAGGAAGTATAAAAAGCTCCCCCCGATTACGCTGGAGGAATACGTCGAAATCGACTTTGACGTGGCGCACTTTCATGTTGATATGTGA
- a CDS encoding hypothetical protein, conserved (encoded by transcript PVX_085910A): MTIEDVKRLKPYWNVQIANFKESPNEPVFTLLQMAILLNKKTIVGYLLARRGVDINALSRNNQTALMIACEKKVPLDWIEAILKKGGDLGINIKDDFDETALDKCGYNSKGAQKIREPIATLSIHIPPPLYALSIASEVWSHRKCKPIKRNT; encoded by the exons ATGACCATAGAGGATGTAAAAAGGCTGAAGCCGTACTGGAATGTGCAAATAGCTAATTTTAAGGAAAG CCCGAACGAACCCGTTTTCACCTTATTGCAAATGGCAATCCTTCTGAACAAGAAGACCATCGTTGGGTACTTGCTGGCTAGGCGCGGGGTGGATATTAATGCACTCAGTAGGAACAACCAGACCGCGCTGATGATTGCTTGCGAGAAGAAG GTGCCACTGGACTGGATTGAGGcgatattaaaaaagggcGGAGATCTgggaataaatataaaagacgATTTTGACGAAACCGCCCTGGACAAATGTGGCTACAACTCGAAAGGTGCCCAAAAAATTAGGGAGCCAATTGCAACACTTTCTATACATATACCCCCACCTCTTTATGC cCTATCAATTGCTTCTGAAGTATGGAGCCATCGAAAATGTAAACCAATTAAGAGAAACACATGA
- a CDS encoding hypothetical protein, conserved (encoded by transcript PVX_085900A), translating into MEIKLNVVFNEVLLMRTDEHGIENHDKVFVDKWQNVLCVQCMNKIFFNKSPSYKKYALFKSVNEIYSIKNCQDFRYHFSFFLLDHTLFLSNTFSYLEGTSERSADRNGSVDRVDRVDRVDRVDRVDRNGSDGENGDACGDWQLRKNFYRVGKSNGGGDRGTNSNAEGGGNRNCYAHAANNELITLATNACKEFLSTCSEDLCNIFKDAIYTCVLVRLKKFSTNEKKYFYIFKLLKKLMDGVAIIHTTLKNESAVIEEFIKLFVQNYAIQDDLKNEKKGKDCSPLGAPGICPNRGSSSDGGAASGGGPRGDCSNGDFYSGDFYNGDCFNGDGKGNREGGRGRDEVLLLTLQIIYKLWGDNSLWQINKELLKNFFSNLIKHFKCTNKNTHLCNYYIEFIYIITKNYNDTSYFFNTIIFGPPNQLARKGRKSREFPLVPRARRSTSGSKARGRSGSRERSGNRSRNCSQHRSQRRSGNHNQHRCTSNTPSGSSWGSQSNTLRDPLCDPLRDPLRDPLYSNQLCGENDGHFEPFQTDTPEQFCKRGQNHPNENGLEESQNETKQSHQKGGNIFQRKGGQKKYNENYVKEAQVEFENVNHACVQGGKNLLKTFCARRGYNTIADECDRADECDGADQHFTPGSPHTGDSFYPATPSEEENFNTLFEQEKEENKLGFKSSQGINTLVRCTEYGQEFADKNHYGGGTNCKQSAAYHCDSFGRERSGDQDRSSDETAGRTGEKQLSKLRYYQGMNSGTHSGSSAPVLNYCDSGSATGEGLAWVEAGEGLEQWEHLEQLGQLDELPQFEAGERLQLVEQFAGGGLVAEGGCRGIYRGGKEKHEEVKHSGGRSSPSIFSKTSGSDSDRGSGEDPLCVEERYKTNSEKCSNHTPLKIPKRRENIQNFITLCNNLQETLLNNFCKDTQMKCLEIFYKFCSIDKAIVNIILSNTSLIEWVFDFLSNTKYECLREKTLKFLVTFFIPNSLFAHTHAHYMIDVLIDIILKYVNKRYSAHNQISDDYSNFFNFLKALNMLIDGSHSSLKIFHVFKIVNIIPFLVVVSSPDTVPTSVKEIVAFFEDFIFEKEERIHKEGLKVKQCEVNKGGSNQMVPLPNKEVLPTFRMKEHPYVLDRLTNQKRSSGVGFSDDVETRHSLLGYTHIRNRNKGNPILGNNLKGENPSDATPPEERRNQKEESKKQMANVCITNISALFRVLKTALKIMKMVNENKADVYVELIFNEQNYYLYNVSVAVMKLLFSLIYILNKNEKFLNNLKIIDEQGDTDNGGDLQVLTFVKLTLHLLIDLHTFFKKTLKESNHPFDKDIISFIKFLYLSCIFIFESICIKKKLFRNVSTSLFFSSFFTPFFHLLSGVLNHVEEIAPSYISESRSATNCEEVGLPINDECAANDEEQSGALNFEMYKRKMRKVLMRSKPFTLFFQYASGRNYDPECHRILEMLLHEEDGAPQERENLKDILTEIISKHDFYFTKVLLFNFNDNEGIIETVIYIFYLCLTYDRKFIEKKLAVTKEDNYVEKLFSFNDYEVNMNPLFLFMSLSYSYHFITKEKIASVFKCIRKEMHKINLSAWQDIKKIKNIYLVFDCIFSLKISSATYSNYFSFIVHVIKLELSLYTSSQSEQVGLRDQRDRQDQRLYLSISKNGDLVQKIFESVEMNAIEGDIAIYVYYLIIKLRKYSADHYKTMSLYKMMNAVIRHMHTVVNTEEEIDDVFCFFFIFFENLEAYAQTDIFNIVTLLQKLTYYVKASLANYFGNADGEANGKESEKSNGNAAKNAAINAAENAAENAAKNAAKNEMLHADLKFENFFFYFIINLILFCRKYRQIQNINVLSSSIALIQLLLYCIQFGNNYFVSLSFFILSLLILPLPERPQKSSSLLMTVSTSFDKCADEIIPSDDKLAPQTDCSAGREKHLIRLSLFFSLVNSADVMLRVSSLSLLLCLLLTNDVVLVEDETLGFFITLINSSYLSEWNETINDLLFAIFNVLLLSSTLNLQTKSFCFNFIYSFRPFFLRFILRLNRDQKIIIHKLFFLLITVKIKPLWFDLKVYGERILKIILNVVTKKDLDLATFHCISSLAYEVIRRAQQSCWTIPLRTFALHTSHYSFPVR; encoded by the exons ATGGAAATAAAACTGAACGTAGTATTCAACGAGGTTTTACTGATGAGGACGGACGAACATGGCATAGAAAATCACGACAAAGTGTTCGTCGACAAGTGGCAAAATGTCCTATGCGTGCAATGCatgaacaaaatatttttcaacaaGTCCCcctcatataaaaaatatgcgctGTTTAAAAGTGTGAATGAAATATACTCCATAAAGAATTGCCAGGACTTTCGGTaccacttttcttttttcctgttAGATCACACTCTGTTTCTGTCAAACACGTTTAGCTATTTGGAGGGCACGTCGGAAAGGAGCGCCGATCGTAATGGCAGCGTAGATCGTGTAGATCGTGTAGATCGCGTAGATCGCGTAGATCGCGTCGATCGCAATGGCAGCGATGGTGAAAACGGCGACGCCTGCGGTGATTGGCAGCTGCGTAAAAACTTCTACAGGGTGGGAAAAAGCAACGGAGGAGGGGACCGAGGCACGAACTCCAACGCAGAAGGTGGTGGAAATAGGAACTGTTATGCCCATGCGGCCAACAACGAACTAATCACTTTGGCCACCAATGCATGCAAAGAATTTCTAAGCACCTGCTCTGAAGATCtctgtaacatttttaaggaTGCAATTTATACCTGTGTACTGGTCAGGTTAAAGAAATTCTCTACTAATGAGAAaaagtatttttatatttttaaattgttaaaaaagttaatggATGGTGTAGCAATTATACATACTACATTGAAGAACGAATCGGCAGTCATTGAAGAATTTATAAAGTTGTTTGTGCAGAATTATGCTATACAGGATGATTTgaaaaacgagaaaaaggggaaggattGCTCTCCCTTGGGCGCCCCGGGCATTTGCCCCAatagggggagcagcagcgaTGGTGGCGCCGCGAGTGGAGGGGGCCCACGTGGGGACTGCTCCAATGGTGACTTCTACAGTGGTGACTTCTACAATGGTGACTGCTTCAATGGCGACGGCAAGGGCAACCGCGAGGGCGGGCGCGGGCGCGACGAGGTGCTCCTGCTCACGCTGCAAATCATTTACAAACTGTGGGGCGACAATTCGCTGTGGCAAATTAACAAAGAGTTGCTAAAAAACTTTTTCTCGAATCTCATCAAACATTTTAAGTGCACCAATAAAAACACACACTTGTGTAACTACTACATAGAATTCATTTACATAATtacgaaaaattataatgacacaagttatttttttaataccatAATTTTTGGCCCCCCAAATCAGTTGGCGCGAAAAGGCAGGAAAAGTCGCGAATTCCCCCTTGTCCCCCGCGCGCGCCGCAGCACCTCCGGCTCGAAAGCCCGCGGTAGGAGCGGTAGCCGAGAGCGCAGCGGAAATCGAAGCCGAAATTGCAGCCAGCATCGCAGCCAACGTCGCAGCGGAAACCACAACCAACATCGCTGCACTAGCAACACCCCCAGCGGCAGCAGCTGGGGCAGCCAAAGCAATACTCTCCGAGACCCCCTCTGTGATCCCCTCCGTGATCCCCTCCGCGACCCCCTCTATTCCAACCAACTGTGCGGGGAAAATGATGGCCATTTTGAGCCTTTCCAAACTGACACACCTGAGCAGTTTTGTAAACGTGGCCAGAATCATCCGAATGAAAATGGTCTTGAGGAGAGTCAAAACGAAACTAAACAAAGTCATCAAAAGGGCGGGAATATTTTCCAACGCAAAGGcggtcaaaaaaaatataatgaaaattacgTTAAGGAAGCCCAAGTCGAATTCGAAAATGTGAATCACGCGTGTgtgcaagggggaaaaaacctGTTGAAGACTTTTTGCGCACGTAGAGGGTACAACACAATTGCAGATGAGTGTGACCGGGCGGATGAGTGCGACGGGGCGGATCAGCACTTCACACCGGGCAGTCCCCACACCGGTGACTCATTTTATCCTGCCACACCatctgaagaagaaaatttcaaTACCTTGTTTGAgcaagaaaaggaagaaaacaagTTGGGTTTCAAATCGTCGCAGGGGATTAACACATTAGTGAGATGCACAGAGTATGGGCAGGAATTCGCGGACAAGAATCATTATGGGGGGGGTACCAACTGCAAACAAAGTGCTGCATATCATTGCGACTCCTTTGGAAGAGAACGCAGTGGGGATCAAGACCGATCATCGGATGAAACAGCGGGCAGGACAGGTGAAAAGCAGCTCTCCAAGCTGCGCTACTACCAGGGTATGAATTCCGGCACACACAGCGGTAGCAGCGCCCCGGTGCTGAATTACTGTGACAGTGGCAGCGCGACTGGAGAGGGCTTAGCATGGGTTGAAGCGGGCGAAGGGTTGGAGCAGTGGGAGCATCTGGAGCAGCTGGGGCAGCTTGATGAGCTTCCCCAATTTGAAGCGGGCGAAAGGCTGCAACTGGTGGAACAGTTTGCGGGGGGGGGTCTAGTTGCAGAGGGAGGGTGCCGCGGCATATaccgaggaggaaaagaaaaacacgaAGAAGTAAAGCATtccggggggagaagcagcccGAGCATATTCTCTAAAACGTCCGGCAGCGATTCGGACAGGGGCAGCGGGGAAGACCCCCTGTGCGTGGAAGAGAGATACAAAACCAATTCTGAAAAGTGCAGCAACCACACTCCATTGAAAATACCGAAGAGGAGAGAAAACATCCAAAATTTCATCACCCTGTGTAATAACTTACAAGAAACACTGCtaaacaatttttgcaaagacACTCAAATGAAGTGCttagaaatattttacaaattctGCAGCATCGACAAAGCGATTGTGAATATCATCCTGTCGAACACGTCACTGATAGAATGGGTCTTCGATTTTCTATCAAACACAAAATATGAATGTTTAAGAGAAAAGACGCTGAAATTTTTGGTTACCTTTTTTATCCCCAATTCTCTTTTTGCCCATACGCATGCCCATTATATGATTGATGTTCTAATTGACATCATTTTGAAATACGTAAATAAGAGGTACAGTGCGCACAACCAGATTAGTGATGACTACTCGAACttctttaactttttaaaggCCCTTAATATGCTCATCGATGGGTCCCACTCTTCCCTAAAGATATTTCACGTcttcaaaattgtaaatataattccCTTCCTAGTGGTGGTATCATCCCCTGATACTGTTCCTACGAGTGTCAAAGAAATCGTCGCCTTTTTTGAAGATTTTATAttcgaaaaggaggaacGAATTCACAAGGAGGGCTTAAAAGTGAAGCAATGCGAGGTGAATAAAGGGGGTAGCAATCAAATGGTTCCTCTTCCAAACAAGGAAGTGTTGCCCACGTTTCGTATGAAAGAACATCCGTACGTGCTGGATAGGCTGACTAATCAGAAACGCAGCTCTGGGGTTGGCTTCTCAGATGATGTGGAAACCCGGCACTCCCTCCTGGGCTATACCCACATCAGGAACAGAAATAAGGGGAACCCCATTTTGGGGAACAACCTAAAGGGAGAAAACCCAAGTGATGCTACCCCCCCGGAGGAAAGAAGGAACCAAAAGGAAGAGtcaaaaaagcaaatggCGAATGTTTGCATAACCAACATTTCTGCCCTATTTAGAGTCCTAAAAAcagctttaaaaataatgaagatgGTAAACGAGAACAAGGCAGATGTCTACGTAGAACTCATTTTTAACGAGCAAAATTATTACCTATACAACGTTTCTGTAGCGGTTATGAAGCTGCTCTTCTCGTTAATATATATcctaaacaaaaatgaaaagtttttaaataatctaaaaataattgatgAGCAGGGTGATACAGACAATGGGGGTGACTTACAAGTACTAACTTTCGTAAAATTAACACTCCACTTACTTATCGATCtgcacactttttttaaaaagactCTCAAGGAGAGTAACCACCCTTTCGATAAGGATATCATTtcctttattaaatttttatatctcTCCTGTATTTTTATCTTTGAAagtatatgcataaaaaaaaagctcttTCGGAATGTAAGCACCAGTTTGTTTTTCTCgtccttcttcacccccttcTTTCACTTACTATCTGGCGTTTTAAACCACGTGGAGGAAATTGCGCCCTCCTATATAAGCGAATCACGTAGTGCAACGAACTGTGAAGAAGTAGGACTGCCTATAAACGACGAATGCGCAGCGAATGACGAGGAGCAGTCGGGCGCGCTAAACTTTGAAATgtacaaaaggaaaatgaggaAGGTCTTGATGAGGAGCAAGCCGTTCACCCTCTTTTTTCAGTACGCCTCCGGCAGGAATTATG ACCCCGAGTGCCACCGAATCCTGGAGATGCTGCTGCACGAAGAAGACGGAGCGCCCCAGGAACGGGAAAACCTGAAGGACATTTTGACCGAAATAATCAGCAAGCACGACTTTTATTTCACCAAAGTTCTGCTCTTCAACTTTAACGACAACGAGGGCATCATCGAAACGGTCATCTACATTTTCTACCTCTGTCTAACGTATGATAGGAAATTCATCGAGAAAAAGCTAGCCGTCACCAAGGAGGACAATTATGTGGAAaaacttttttcatttaacgATTACGAGGTTAATATGAATCCGCTCTTCCTATTCATGTCTCTTTCCTATTCCTACCATTTTATAACCAAGGAGAAAATAGCATCCGTTTTTAAGTGTATCCGAAAAGAGATGCATAAAATTAACTTGTCCGCATGGcaggatataaaaaagattaaaaatatttatttggtCTTTGACTGCATTTTCTCCTTAAAAATTAGCAGCGCCACTTATAGCAACTACTTCTCCTTCATCGTCCACGTAATCAAACTGGAGCTCTCCCTGTACACGTCCAGCCAGTCGGAGCAGGTGGGCCTCAGGGACCAACGCGATCGGCAGGATCAGCGATTGTACTTGTCCATTTCGAAAAATGGG GATTTGGTGCAAAAGATTTTCGAAAGTGTCGAAATGAACGCCATCGAAGGTGACATCGCCATATATGTGTACTATTTAATAATCAAGTTGCGGAAATATTCCGCAGATCATTACAAAACTATGAGTTTgtacaaaatgatgaacGCAGTCATCAGGCACATGCACACAGTGGTGAACACGGAGGAAGAAATCGACGACgtcttctgttttttttttatatttttcgaaaaCCTCGAAGCGTATGCGCAGACggacatttttaatatagtCACCCTGTTGCAGAAATTGACCTACTACGTTAAGGCTTCCTTAGCCAATTATTTTGGAAACGCAGACGGGGAAGCAAACGGGaaagaaagtgaaaaatcAAATGGAAACGCTGCCAAAAACGCTGCTATAAACGCTGCTGAAAACGCTGCTGAAAATGCTGCCAAAAACGCCGCTAAAAACGAGATGCTCCACGCCGATCTCAAATTCGAAaacttcttcttctactttatcataaatttaattttattctgtAGGAAGTACAGACAAATTCAAAACATCAATGTGCTGTCTTCCTCCATAGCGCTGATCCAGCTGCTGCTGTACTGCATTCAGTTTGGCAATAACTATTTTGTGAGCTTATCTTTCTTTATATTATCCCTGCTCATTTTGCCTTTGCCCGAAAGGCCACAAAAGAGTTCCTCCCTACTTATGACCGTGTCAACATCATTTGACAAATGTGCCGACGAGATAATCCCCTCTGATGATAAATTAGCTCCACAGACTGATTGCAGTGCTGGCCGAGAAAAACACCTCATTAGACTGAgtttgtttttctccctcGTCAACAGTGCAGACGTGATGCTCAGAGTTTCTTCCCTCTCTCTCCTTCTATGTCTGCTTCTAACCAAC GACGTTGTACTGGTGGAAGACGAGACCCTAGGATTCTTCATCACCCTCATTAATAGCTCCTATTTAAGC GAGTGGAATGAAACCATAAACGATTTGCTCTTCGCCATATTCAacgtcctcctcctttccTCCACTTTGAATTTACAAACCAAGTCCTTTTGCTTTAACTTCATCTATTCATTTCGGCCCTTCTTCTTAAGATTCATATTGCGCTTAAACAGGgatcaaaaaattattattcacaagttgttttttctcctcata ACAGTTAAAATAAAGCCCTTGTGGTTCGACTTGAAGGTCTACGGCGAAAGG ATTTTGAAGATCATCCTGAACGTTGTGACCAAGAAGGACCTCGACCTCGCGACGTTTCACTGCATATCCTCCCTTGCGTACGAGGTGATTCGCCGGGCGCAGCAGTCCTGTTGGACAATCCCACTTCGCACCTTCGCCCTTCACACTTCGCACTACTCATTTCCGGTTCGATAG
- a CDS encoding hypothetical protein, conserved (encoded by transcript PVX_085915A; Apicoplast targeted protein. Curated by Stuart Ralph, Walter and Eliza Hall Institute of Medical Research, Australia.) — protein sequence MSIAYFFFVVFFLLNNVSCINLQIGNQKYTLSSNKIKKDILDFYNTLSLLKSDKYLKDNIKKINLYTKFRKRLYKDRLSVYANISIKERSEDVPVKVVVKEKESKEGEEEDKSGSSAGTSITDHQEIFTNFLNFNKNNFFCVDELGLDVNIPLLKNSNLGANIVYQLPKVVYINAYANAYNTIIKGEFNTIDIIKRVSFFQFFDNFYVNANYDFKNEKALVNLESKLYEYYNKYGDNISFNNKIIIERNNKNDYDGSVCLSLKYNNNVFTPIFNFKDKSYEYIYDNLSPNRKFSVKIDKDRNVHVNFLSFDKVNDSNKYFLFFNFVFSNPMQSIITLKREFIF from the exons ATGTCCATagcatatttcttttttgtcgttttttttctgttgaaTAATGTGTCATGtataaatttacaaatagGAAACCAAAAATATACGTTGAGTtccaataaaataaaaaaagatatattagACTTTTACAACACGTTGAGTCTTTTGAAGTCAGATAAGTACTTAAAAGACaacatcaaaaaaataaatttatacacCAAATTTAGGAAGCGATTGTACAAAGATAGGTTAAGCGTTTACGCAAATATCAGCATTAAGGAGAGAAGCGAAGATGTACCTGTCAAAGTTGTagttaaagaaaaggaaagtaaagagggggaggaggaggacaaaAGTGGGAGCTCCGCTGGCACCAGCATAACAGATCACCAAGAAATTTTCaccaactttttaaatttcaataaaaataactttttttgtgtagACGAATTAGGACTTGACGTAAACATTCCTCtgttaaaaaatagcaacTTGGGGGCGAACATTGTGTATCAACTTCCAAAGGTGGTGTACATAAATGCATACGCAAATGCGTACAACACGATTATCAAGGGGGAGTTCAACACGATCGATATTATAAAAAGGGTGAGCTTTTTCCAATTCTTCGACAATTTTTATGTGAATGCAAATTATGacttcaaaaatgaaaaggcgcTGGTAAATTTGGAGAGCAAGCTGTACGAATACTACAACAAGTACGGTGACAACATAAGCTTTAACAACAAGATCATAATCGAGCGCAACAACAAAAATGACTACGACGGCTCGGTGTGCCTCTCCCTCAAGTACAACAACAACGTCTTTACGCCCATTTTTAACTTCAAGGACAA GTCCTACGAGTACATATACGACAACCTCAGCCCCAACAGGAAGTTCAGCGTAAAAATCGACAAAGACAGGAACGTCCACGTCAACTTCTTATCCTTTGACAAGGTGAATGACTCGAAtaaatactttttattttttaactttgtaTTTTCAAATCCTATGCAGTCAATAATAACGTTAAAGcgtgaatttattttttaa